Below is a window of Humulus lupulus chromosome 9, drHumLupu1.1, whole genome shotgun sequence DNA.
GCAACCCTTCCACCTTCCATCTCTGATCAAATTCAGATAGTTATTTAGAACCTTatgcaaatttttaagaaattttgaatatttttttatacTGAAAACAAGATTCAAACATGATATTTCACGCGTGTAGAGAAAAAAACAAGGACGCATATAATAGAATGTCCGAACCATGTTTTCAATatagtaaattattcagaattccTTGAAAAATTGTAAGATATTCTAAACAACTACAATGTATACCGTCATATAAAATCAACATGCCAAAACGGTAGGTGCAACGAAGTGCCCCATTTTGGTGTGCACTACATAATTTCCctaaaactaatatatataagaAAAGGATTTGTTTGCAAAAATACAAAATGAGAAGGGACCACTtacaaataaattaatatttaaaattaaaagtcAGGACCAAAGGGAAAGAAAATACAACTTCGGGTCCAAAATCACTTTCCAAAAAACAAAATGGACTAATCCGAAAACCGAAGAATTCTAACCACGTAGAGAAGAGAgtgtactcttcttcttctttgcaaGTTTATCTGCAAAACCCTAACTTTATCACCGTAGTTGGTTCTCCAGAGCTTAAAATGTCTCTTTCAATCCAAACCCATCTCCAAAACCTCTCCTTTTCCATGTCTTTAACATGTCCGAACACTATGTTCCTCAAACCCAAgttctctaacctctctctccaAACCCCAAAATCGTCCATTATCCGAATGGGGGGAGGCCCAAGAACGTTTCCCGGCGGCGTATCAAAGTGGCAGTGGAAGCGCATGCAGGCGAAGAAAGCCAAGCAGCTCCTCAAGGCCAGGCTCTGCCGCGAACGCCAGATCTACGAGATGCGCAAGCGAGCCGAGCTCAAAGCCGCCGTATCGGAGCTGGAACGGCCATGGGAGATCGTCGAGAGGGCTGCTCCGAACTTGTTTTCCGTCAGTGCCGACGAGCAGGTCAAGGTCTTGGCCGATCGGTTTCAGAAGCCAGGTGGGTTTGATATGTGGAGTGAGAAGGACGGGCCCCAATTGTTCAAAACCCCTGATGAGTTGCCTTCCGCGAGGTTTTTCCCAAAAGGGGTTGTTCATAGTTTGAAACCTTATCGAAGAATCGATGAATTGGATGATGGGGTTAAGAGCTTGGATGATTTGGAAGATGGGCCCAGTAAGAGATTTTCAGTGAAGAAATTGAGTGAAAACTGTGAGAATAGTTCCAATTCGAACAAGGGTTCTTTAGAACGAGCTGAGGTTTATGGGAGAGTTGAAAAGCTAAACAATGGTGGATTGAGGAAGAAGAAAGGGAATAGGAGAAGAAGGTTTGGGTCTGATGAATTGAATGGCTCGGAACAGAGTCTTGACAGGAAGCAAAGACTGCAGAATCCTAATTCAAGAAGGAATGATTATAGGTACAGTAAAAGCAAGTTGAGTGAGTCAAAGTCTGAGGTTTATGATATGCGTTTGGAACAAGATGGTAGCTATGGATTCCAATCAAAAAATGGTCGATAGGAGTCAGACTCTGCAGTTTTGATGATTGTGTTAGCCATGGTTTATGCACACAGATAAACTTGACTGTAAAGAGCTTTATGTACAGAAAATACTTGTTGAAGCAGGAAATTTATCATAACAACATGATTGGGACAGAGAAGAGCAGCAGTCTCCTAAATTTTCCTGGTATACTTAAACCTTGATTTTAAAGAAAGCCTTGGTTATATTATGCTGTCAAATTTTGGATGATTGATTAATGTAATTATTGTCATAAACTAGATTTCATCCATTCCATGATACACTAATGTGACTTTATAGTATATGTATTGTATGTAAGTTCAGTAGGTGGATATTGATAACTTCCTTcactaagaagaaaaaaaaaagaacatagAATTGGTGTTGCACTCGTGATACCTAGTATTGATTTAAGTTCTTTTTGAAATCAATATATCACACGCATGGATGACCTGAATTTGTCATGAATTTGTTTGTTGGCAAagtatttgaaaaataatttggCCTTAAAAGCGAATAGTGGTAATTAATCATGAAGTTTATTTTTGAAACTAGTGTGAATTTGTAATGTAGTCTTTGATAATGATACACTAATGTGACTTTATAGTATTGTCGGTGGATATCTTCCCTGactaaatgaagaaaaaaataatgtAGAATTGGTATTTGAAAACTTGATTTGTGTATACCTAATTTGAAAATAATGTAGAATCGGTGGATACCTAATATTGATTCAAACTTGATTTGTAATCAATCTATTACACAAATCAAATGTTTAAAGCATGGATGACCTGAATTTATCATGATTTTGTTTGTTGGCAAagtatttgaaaaataatttggTCTTAAAAGCCAATAGTAATAATTAAGAATATTGCTATGGGGCAACAATGGCCCACACCACTTGATTATGAGATTTGTTTTTTGAAACTTGTGTGAATTTGCAATATAGTCTTTGATATGTTTCAAGGCTTAACATGTGGTGCacatattaaaatttaaatttggaccTAATcactaatttatttattattattggaaTAGGGGCGCTTTGGACCtcgcctatttttttttttctttttgaaagcaAGCTCACCCACCTAGCTCTATAGTGTTTGGAGTCTAGGAAACTATAACCATTGTTATGTAGTAACCCTCTCGAACTTCAGATTTTGTGTGAACAAACCACATGCTTGACCATTTGAGTTATAATTATGTAGATACTTGAGGTACTCGAGCCTTAAACTTTGTCTGAACAAAATATAACTGTTTGAGCTATCCTTCTTCTTAGTTCTCAATCACTAATTTATGCAAATACAATGACTCAATTATTATGAGAGAGCCAACCAAAACTTTCAGACAACAAGCGTACCAAATATAAAAAACCGAGTTCATTTTAATGAAGAAGCCAATAAGTGGATTTATCCGAGTGTGTTTGGTTTGGTCTGCTCTTCCTATTCATGCTTAGTTTAGCTACAATTTCATTTGAACAGTGACACTAGCTGTTGAGAAATGCTAATCTGTGACTTTGTCTTGCTAATTGCTTTTGGTTGTTTTTGTTTTACCTTGGCATAAAGTATTATAGTAATGAAAAGCTGATCCCATAATGGGACAGTTTGTAGTTCATGCCAAAGTCTGGGAAATGAAAGTTACAGAGGGTGTAAATTAATGGAATAAGGTTTGAAGTTGCTATGCTATGTGCAAATTTAACTTAAACTGTCGGCAGTTCTCACTTCTCACATCTAGATGGATGGGTCAAAAAGTATGGTCTGAAAAGAGAAAGATTACATTTGACATTGAGTTAGGCTTCTGTCAAGATTTTCTGCATCTGCAGCACTTTCTTTTTTCTTCTGTTTTTGGGTGCTTTACGGCTACAATCTACACCAGAAGATTGTATGTATACAGTGGATTTTGACAAGATTTTTTCTGCTATTACAAGGATAGTATTCaaatttagatatatgtgaactCCTGAAACAGTGCTTTTATCAGTGGAGTGACTATTGCAATTTGGCACTTATTACTGTTATCCTTAATTTCAGTTGTCGACTAGATGACCATCACTACAGAAAATGAGATACCTTTGTCATtgttttgggacactacaataATATAGTGCATATCACCACATCTAATACTATACAAATATCACACTTGCATACAAATTTAATACACTAAGCCCATTTGTATTAGTGTATAATAGTGCATAGCACTGCAGCAAATACAATTGTGATGCTTCCATAAaattgtaacaccaaatatgaaCTCATTTGCACAAATAAATATGACACATAAAAGTTTAATCCTCTAATTCATATTTGTATTAGTGTGTGGTACTGATTATTAGTGGCTTCTTTTTAATGTTTGATTATTACATTTTAGAAGAACAGGAAAAAAAAAGCTTGATTTGAGGTATTCAAGGTGAGAGAAGGGTTTCTACAACTTTTGCAGTATGTGGTTTTAATTTGTTATGGCATTTTATACAATATGCATTTGACTGTTTTCATGTTGGACCTAATTATTATGCGCATAACAGGCATGTACTTTTTGCATGTATACATTCCACTgcataaaatacaataaaaataaagataagattgtatatatatatatatgagtagtATTTTTCCAAAGCCACCCATTGCCAAGTCAATCTTAGGATAATCTCGAATctcattattattaattttatgttACAAAATTTTCTTTTGCCATCCAGTTCTACAACATTCTGCCTCAGAAGAAGGACTACCTATGCTTTAGGAACATTAGGTTTGCTCCACTCATAAGGGTCTCATTTGCTTTATCCAACTGACCAACTTTGAAAATCCTAGTTTCATTTTCTTTTAGTAATATATTATCTTATAGACCAAATCAGTCGTTTCATTTGAGGTTCACATATAATATAAACCCCATTTTTTGCTTCCACTTCTTCCTAACACCTCTTAACTCTATCATTTGCTAAGCCTCtgacttaatttctttttttACTGCCAAAGTAGGAGTGGTTTAATGAGCTGTTGCACTCCAACTCTTTTTCAATCCCACTAAAATCCACTTTAGTGGGTTCTATCTTTTATTCATGAAATGGATATCATCATATGGATTAGGATTATAGATCTTTGGaaccaaaaatatattattaaaaaacaGAAATGGTTAACATTGGTTCTCTGACTTTTGTTATTGGTTAATTATGGGACATTTTGACTATAGCCAGTGGGTAGGTGGTGACACTTGTGTTCTTTTTGCATACAACCTCTAACACTCTATTCAAAATGTATAGGTTCTCTAATCAATTTCTTGACATTTTTGAGATTAGAGGTATGTTCTGCTGAAATTGAAGTGGAtttcttaatattatattataagaaaaagaagaaagagtaGGGATTGTTGAAATGACTCAGAAATACTTCTTTTCCTATTTAATTTTGTAGTTTGTGACGTTAATTCATAGTGGGACAAGAATAGGGAAAAACAATCAATCCTTTTTGGGAAAACTATTTTGATATAATTGCTGTTGTTGGTGTGTTTATAACTAGTGATGCACACGGGCAGGAAATTAGCGGGGAGTGTTCCTTCCGTCCTCGTctccatttatatttttaatctccATCTCCGTTTATTACCCGTCGGGGGCGGGGTTGGGAATCCCTACAGGGAACAcatttgtttaaaaaataaaagttgtaaactatatgtaaattaaaatattttataatatttattatttaaaatattaaacattatcctaaataaaatttaaaatattaaaaaagttactactatactacaataacatataaaaaagatataaaatacatataaaatattataaaaaaaatataaaaatttaaacaagACTCTTTCGGGGCGGGGAGTGCTATCCCTGACCTCGCCCCATTTATCATTCGGGAATTAAAAATTATCCCTGCCTCGTTTCCTATTTAGATGAGGATTTCCCGCCCCAATAAGAGCGGGTCCCCGCAGGGTCCGTCCCCATGTGAAAAATGTGCGTCCCTATTTATAACATATTGGAAACACTTGTCAAGTAACCACTGTTCTTATGTTGCACTGCCAAGTTGGTCATCAGCAAGAAAATCTTAATGGGTTGGTTGAGTCTTTAGTGCTATTACTGAGCTGGCTACTAaattaataatcaagttttcCATAGACATTGTTGGGTCTTTAATTAAAGGTGATTTGACTCTGCTAGCTCTGCTTTACAACCTAATAATCTCAATCAATAACACTTTTTTAGGCAATGATAGCACAATCTTAGGGCTGCTATAAGATATGAAGGAGAAGACAAAACCAGCCCAagcataaaagaaagaaaagggggtaataaatgaaaaagaaaagacTGGTATGCTTTATAAAAGGCATATCTTCTTATTATGACAAAGACATCTTTGGGTTTAATTGCAATGTTTTGTTGAATTACTTTGATACATATATACCTTAGATTTTGTTCATTGATCTTATACTTCTTAGTTGGCTTTTAGACCatattgatattattttataGTAGCTAGTATAGTTTTGTGCTATCGATGCTAATTTAATTAGGGTGAGTGTTTGTTCCatttggttgcttttacaatatATGAATCCAAAAATccaattttcaattttatttttataaataaaaaaccaACCAACTATAtagcataaaataaaagattaatataataattactTTGATGGACTATACTTGTAGTCGTTAGAGCAACAACTGTGTACCAGCGCCTTTCTCTTATACGTGTGGAGGAGGTGAACACCTTTTTGACTTATTGTTGGCAAGCGGACGTCTCGAGCTAACTACCCACACATCCGCCGCCCACCTTTCTTAATACTGGACATAAGCTTCTGTACCTGACTTTCTGACTTGAACAAGAAGGCGACCTACTAAATGAATTCAATGTGAACCATCATCTCGTTGCTTTTGTAATCGACAAATTGATTAAGTACAATCTCAAGACTAAAatcacaataaaaaattaaaattaagaaacaACTAGTAATATATATTTGTTTCTTTGTATATTGCATATGTACTATATAAagttaatattataattatgacgGGTTGAAATTCAATCTCTTTTGATTTCGATTTTAATTTGATTGAATTATTCAATTTTTATGTTGTCTTTAGGTGGTGTGGATTAATTTTTCCCACCCTAGTATTAATATGTTTTGATTGGTAATTATATAAGGTAATTGCATGAGAGGATTAGTAAGAATCATTGTAAAGATTCTCATACTTTATTagattatatatacatatataaatataaaatagtgTGACAATTGACTGACCCACACCTACCTTACCATGAAGGGACATACCCATTTTGGAGAGGCATAATTAAGCTTCTTTTTGCTCAATCATAATAATTTGAATACAAAATGGTACGTTTGCAATGCAAATATATATTTGAATCacgttttatatatataattttgaaatgtGAAATACATGTCAATTTGAAGAACCAATTAGACATAAGGAAATTGGAAGATCTTTAGAAGACTCCTTTGTCACAGTCCAATTGgccagaaaagaaaaaaagaacatCTAATGGCAATGAATGAAATGACGGCCTATTGTACAGTTGTCTTGGCTGTGAAAACATAGAACAAATCCTTTATaaggattttatttttattttttatatgcaTGATTGTTAATATTTGGACAAAATACCCAATGTGGTCCTCCACTATTTCTAATAATTATTTACTTTTCATATTCTAAGCTTTTACAAATATATGATGTCGGTTTGCCCTAATTAGTTGTCAAAATTAGAActaaaaggtaaaaaaaaatcattttgctTATTAACTATCTCTAGTATTAGTAATTAAAATATTTGTACTTGGTGgggttttttttaaacaaaaattaatcgAGAAAACTATAAATGAAAGAGTCTCGATTAGGGAGTTGTTTGacataattttaatatattttttataaaaaaaaactaaagtagCTTTTTAGGGTATTTAAACACAGGTCTTTGAAAAACAAAAGTCATGTGCCTTTTAACTACAAAAAAGTTATTTTGAGATttcataaaattttattattctcattttaTACATTATCTCTTTTCACTAAACAAATATATTTCTTATCTGACCATTATCCTAATTAAAAAGTATTATATCCTCATATtagttttattgtttttctttattttaaaatgttttacTTCCATAGTATGTATGGCTGACCTAGCTCGTGATAAGATGACAACTCTCCCCAGATTTTTTAATGTTTAAAATTTgcaatgtaatttttttatttttcactatcaaaatttttaataaattcttGCTAATATGTTtctgtgttttttttatttaaagtaAATATCGACTAGTACCAATATCATATTGTATTCTCTAAATTTTTGGAGAAATTTTTAATAAGACGAAAAATTTAAGAGCACAATTTGATAGTGTGTTAATAATTTAGTAagtaaaaattttatttattcttttatttaatttcaaTATGCAAATTTTTGTAATTTGCTCCCttgtctatatatttatataattatgtcTTATCATACAGATATTAAATTTTCACCACCTCTAAACAAAAATTTCAGTGCCTCACTGcctataattatattttttttttcacatttttaaattttataaataattttttttctagataaaAAAACATTTTGTGAATGGTTAGAACTTTTACCCAacattcaataatttttttttaataatttgaatTGATATTTTAAAACACACTATCTAATATGTGACAAATTTCtactaataattttattttattattctataaataatttttttgacaaATAAACCCATATATTAAGAAACCCaatcattttttaatttaaatataaaaataaaaagagaacaTTAATGtcatttaatttttatatataagcatatatatatatatttatttattttgaaatgtGTATAAGCATATTATTGAAATATATGTTTCTTTATTCTTTATTGATGATTGATTAGTACTAAATAAGAATATTTCTCAAAACTATGCAATTTGCAAGTTCCACCACTCATAAGTTGCTATCCCTCGTCCCCTTCACCAAGCATTAATATTGATAGCCAATAAGAATTGGAATGTGCTTCCGATTTTTtgaaaatgatatatatatatatacatataaatatttatatataaaatacattttCAAATTTGCCTATTAATCAAACTAGCTAAAGCATAGCAAGAATGGAATCTCTATACTACCTAACCTAACCtaatgagtattattctttaaatttcttcAATATCAAGTTACCTACTATAACACACtgttcatacatatatacatataaatttctatatatatatatatatggcagaCTTTATACGTCCAAACAGTCCATCTATGGAATATATCCCTTTGAATAGGGACAGTActaccaaaaccaaaaccaaaaccaaaaccaaaaccaaatcCAATTCCTTTTTCATCATGAGGTATATATATCTAAACTTTGACATTAATATGTTTGGTAATTTGGAGAATTGAGATCATAAAATCACTTTTTGCTGTATGATTCTAAACATTATGACAACTACGTATACCATTAAAATACATTGaattatgttatatattattttattataacacTTTGTTTGATTTTGTATAATTGATGAAAATGGATAGTTTGAACTTAGGTGAAGAAAGAGTGGACGTAGTAATATTAGAGCTTGAATTAAGTGCATAAAAATTATACTATTATaaaatattgttatattatttcaaattATTCAATTGTGATCCAAAGCTTTGAAGACAAATTCGGAAGAGAAGTAAGGAAGCTTAGAACTACGATTGAAAATGATTGGTGATATTGATTACGTGTGaatctatctatctatatatatatatataggtggggGCAAAATTATTGTAGTCGAAGGCTTTGTGAGATtctatttatattaaaaaaatttacttgGCTTATCattgaataattaaattaaaaacatgTGAAACACATGGTGCATTGAATTTAAATTGCTTTTACCATGATGGTTTCCACTACAAACTTAATTTTTGTTTACTGCATAATGCCTATTCAGTAATAATATTCATACCCCCACtcaaaatattgaaaaataaaaacttattttaaaaaaataaaatagttttTCTTACCAAACATGGCTAATCTCTAGGTGGGTCAAAATTTATCAAACGGTCCAATAAACTTTTAAACTTGCCATTTTGGTATCTTAATTATGTTAGACATTGAGGGTGGTCTGTCCACCATGATTAAGCTCTACACTATTGTCATTACATATAGCCATTAAAATCCTGTATAGTTGACCTTAATTAAccatgtttttatatatatttatgtgttttgattgagtttttatttatttattcaaagaCAGAGTTTCTCTTTATAAATAGACCACTAGTTCAATACTTCAATTCAAGTATTTATTATTCCCAACTTATTGACTgttaacaacatatatatatatatatgtattgtataATTGAGTGTTATGAGCACTAACAAGTTACacaccaaaaaaaattattttgttaattttactCACGTGATCCCATTTGAAAACTATTATTGCGATTAAAATTCATTACACATTACATTTTGAAATATTCCACTAACCCATAGTATATATAAtgtataaaagaaaatattccaCCAaacaattatattttattaatggtCTTCTACCATAGGAAGGTTACAAATGTAACTCAACAAATGGTAATGCTATTTTAATCTTCTTAGTTTTGTTAAATATCAAACTTAATCATCgatttgaaaaataataaattttatgttttataGAATCTACCGAAATTAAACTTATATGAGATTTGATCTCTCTCTCATTTTATCCAAAGTTCAGTCGCTTATTATTGTCGCTTATGAGATTTGGTtactttgaatttatttattattgttcaCAGAAGAAGACAAGCAAGTGACGTACTAGCTCGATGTTGTTCATTCTTTGCTAAAGGAGATGGGTGTTTCATCAGTACTTTTGCGAGTCTCTTCCCGTGCACACTCACACACCCGACCACTTCTTGAGCTACCATCAAATGGCTAAAGTAAATCACATTCACATTTGTTTTTGACCAAAATCTAACTGTGAGTTTTGGTAACATTGGTAATGAAATTCCGTAATTTATGAttacaaattttttatttaattaaccaaattaattaaatgcaAAACGAACAAGTTGGTACAACAAATCAgtattctgtagctacagatcAAGTTTCTGTCACTTCAGAATATCAAACCAGTgtgataaaataaaaatgaatgaaTAATGAAATGAGACACATAGTTTTTTACGTGGTGTCAATATCCTTTTAGATATTATTAGCCCACAGGGCCACAcccagagataagattcattagtcaaatttcacaagtacaaaataattgacttaaacaaaacttaGACTCCTTTTAATAGTTTTGCTGCAAGCTTGATGTACTCTCTCTTTGCTGAATGAATCTCCTTAAGACACCAAggtttgaactcccttcaaattgcTTGATGAATGCTTGCTTCCTCCCGATGAAAGACTTGAtgaaccttctcccgaaggttGTTCTTCTCGTTCTTCTCTTTGAGAGTTTGCTTAACACATAAGCAATTACAAAGAcacaaaataacaaatgaatagCAGAATAACTATCATTTACAAAAGAAAGACACTCTTCTAAAAGTATACGAAATTAAGGAGAGGAAGAGGTCCTTACAGCTGATGCTTTGGTTCGTATTTATACagaaaatacttacccaaagTCAGCTTTACACAATTTTAGACGCACAACACACACTAGGAAAGTTTCCAAAATAAACTTTCAATCACAAAAGTCAGCTTTACACAATTTTAGACGCACAACACACACTAGGAAAGTTTCCAAAATAAACTTTCAATCACAAACAATGCAGCCGGAATCGTATGAACAGACAGAGATTCTGTAGTTGCAAAACTGTACGAATCTGGACTTGTTCATGGTTAAGTTCATCATTTGACTAACTTTGAGAAGTTACCCATTCGTGGCTAATTGAGAGTTGTCTGGAGATATATTCGGTTAGctataataattaattagttaaatttggaaagaaaataaagtataaaaatatattgcgAATAAGGAGACTTTATTCTTGCAGAAAATACAAACCTAATAAATAAGAAATATCAGAAAAATAGTAATAAAATCaatgatatttttctttataaagcCGAAAATAAACACACTAAGACTAAATCAAAAATATTTGTAAAATCTTAAATTGCCAAATATAAATTTTAGAGGTaaaatcaaaatatttttattagaatatattttaaaataaagagttaaatataatatttagctGAAATGGAAAAGGTTAttacatataaaataaaaataaagagtgTCGACAAATAATAAGTATATACATTACTCTTATTGTCCAATATAATTCATAAATTAATGATATTGCAAAGTCATTCTAAAGACTAATTAATTAATGTGTGGCAATGCATTAGATACATATTGCCTTTCAAGAAAAGTGTGTCGTTTGACAACTTGATTCATCAAACTACAATACGCCACTCATAGTATCACATAGTTATTATAAGCCACACAACACAATTCACGCCAAAACCATCGTTTTCAATGTCTACAATTAGAAATGATTTCAAGTTATACCAATTTGGTTGTATTAGTAGCTAAAAGaggaatattaattatttataattattaatattatttactTATCTCCTTTGCCATAGTGGCAAGCACTAAACGATCCGATGATCACCCCATTTGGT
It encodes the following:
- the LOC133801299 gene encoding putative DEAD-box ATP-dependent RNA helicase 33; its protein translation is MSLSIQTHLQNLSFSMSLTCPNTMFLKPKFSNLSLQTPKSSIIRMGGGPRTFPGGVSKWQWKRMQAKKAKQLLKARLCRERQIYEMRKRAELKAAVSELERPWEIVERAAPNLFSVSADEQVKVLADRFQKPGGFDMWSEKDGPQLFKTPDELPSARFFPKGVVHSLKPYRRIDELDDGVKSLDDLEDGPSKRFSVKKLSENCENSSNSNKGSLERAEVYGRVEKLNNGGLRKKKGNRRRRFGSDELNGSEQSLDRKQRLQNPNSRRNDYRYSKSKLSESKSEVYDMRLEQDGSYGFQSKNGR